The region GAGTCGTGAATGACATAGCGGCCACCGGTGTTACCTTGCTTCCTTTTGACACAACTGTTTACTTCGGCACGGACTGGCGGCTTTGGGACCGCTATTTCGACGCCGGTCAGGGCGGCTACACCGTCGGCAGCTTTGAGTATGAGGGTGCACCCCCTAGTAACTATATCCCATCCGTCTATTCCACAGCTGACGGGAGCTACGAAGATGTCTGGGTCGCCACGGACCGCGGCGCAAGCTCGTTCGATGGAACGAGTTGGACAACGTGGACTGTGGACGATGGTCTTCCGGCGACGGCGACGGTCGTCAGGCCAGACGGGACTACGGTGTATATAGGGACTGAGGATGGGCTTGTCGTCCTCGATTCTGGGACTGGGGCAATAACGGTCTATTCCTCGCCACCACTTCCGGGCAGCTACGTCAATGACGTCGAGGTGAGTGGCGCGCAGGTCCTCGTTGCCACGGATAACGGCGGCGCGAGCTTCCCTGGCGGCCCGCCATTCACCAATTTCTTACTCGGCTATGACCTCACTTCAATCGCAGTCGATGGCGATGGCGAGCAGTGGTTCGGCAGCGACGGCGATGGCCTCTTCAGGGGGACTGGCGGGTTCCGCTACGATATGTCCGGCAGCGGCATTCTCTCTGATAATGTGAGGGATGTTGCGGCCATCGGCGACAATATAATTTACGTCGCCACGGATAACGGCGTGTCGCGCCTCAACAAAGACACTCTGGTTTGGACCAATTATCAGATGCTCGATCTCATCTCAGATGACGTGCGTTGCATCGCGGTCGATCCTCAGGGGCTCCGTCCGTCCGGCTATGACATATTCCCGTTCAGCGAGCACGTCCTATTCGGGACGCCAGATGGTGTGACCAGGCTCTTCAGATATGCAGACGCATCTGGTTACAGTTACGAGTTCTGGTCGGACTTCGTCCACGATTCCGCCGCTGACCTATCAGAGTCGATTCTGAGCGACAACGTCTTCGCCGCCAACGTTTTCAGCGGCCGTTTGACCGGGGCAGGTTTTCCCGATGATTTCACAATGAGCTGGTTTGGCCATGATTATGGTGCGTCGTATAGGGCGCAGGGGCTGCCAGTCTTGTCGAACGGGACGACTTGGGTCTCTGTGGAGGAGAACACCAATCTGAGCGTGGATGTCTATTACGAGGATGAAGAGGGGCAGGGCCCAATGAGTCCGCCGAACGTTTATCTCTCGAACGATAACGTGAGCGGTCCTTACGATACACGTTGGCCCATGTCCCCGCTGGGCGTTGAGAATCCGGGCACCTGGCGGAGCACTTTCAGCATGGACCGCGGTCGTTACTTCTACTATTACTATTTTGTTGACGACGACTACACGGTGGCTTGGCTGCCAAGTGGCAACGGCTACTACAACGGCATTTACTGCCACGACCAATATGAGGACGACAGCTTCTGCGACCTTGCGAACACAATCACCGTGCTTCAGCCGGGCGACTTGGCGTCTGTGTTCAACCACAGCCTCATTCTCACACCATTGGAGCAGGACCGCGA is a window of bacterium DNA encoding:
- a CDS encoding two-component regulator propeller domain-containing protein, whose protein sequence is MLSRWRLVVLVSAIASILAVSAVGMFWQHFVNSDDIRAIVLDGDELWAGTQKGGLLHFYDMTGAAASIERWTVEDGLPTNNISALAHTIDAMWDEELFWLGTDGYGLLAFEPIAGNIVDSFTISNSDIPSDNVQALGTAGIGFMHEVWVGTDNGLALLQYMLGTDAWINFTSADGLPADDVSIMSVFDDSSGVIWFGSVGTGLVFYRQMGMPPFGYWDTTNSELPSNNVNAVARTGQPGLGDIVFCGMDDYGLVGLWAEDNPIGSAGTIARYPLGDMNIIGLRFNSIDGRPGLPSDRVLSLEFDDDNNLWVGTDAGAVYWWVVNPSESTITTQTGITGVVNDIAATGVTLLPFDTTVYFGTDWRLWDRYFDAGQGGYTVGSFEYEGAPPSNYIPSVYSTADGSYEDVWVATDRGASSFDGTSWTTWTVDDGLPATATVVRPDGTTVYIGTEDGLVVLDSGTGAITVYSSPPLPGSYVNDVEVSGAQVLVATDNGGASFPGGPPFTNFLLGYDLTSIAVDGDGEQWFGSDGDGLFRGTGGFRYDMSGSGILSDNVRDVAAIGDNIIYVATDNGVSRLNKDTLVWTNYQMLDLISDDVRCIAVDPQGLRPSGYDIFPFSEHVLFGTPDGVTRLFRYADASGYSYEFWSDFVHDSAADLSESILSDNVFAANVFSGRLTGAGFPDDFTMSWFGHDYGASYRAQGLPVLSNGTTWVSVEENTNLSVDVYYEDEEGQGPMSPPNVYLSNDNVSGPYDTRWPMSPLGVENPGTWRSTFSMDRGRYFYYYYFVDDDYTVAWLPSGNGYYNGIYCHDQYEDDSFCDLANTITVLQPGDLASVFNHSLILTPLEQDRDWFVTDMPLTSGWYYHVWTFNLDRADTDVQVWSGPDCGSVSFVTEDFGNGGAVDFWFESNDSDYHYLMVRDGHPWTSGPVPISYYYDVAI